In Risungbinella massiliensis, a single window of DNA contains:
- a CDS encoding YndM family protein, whose product MRPVTLLLVKFVSCMVAFAIGLDIFFDATIVDIVSFSLAVTIISYIGDKIILPRFGNRDTIVVDFIMTYMSVWIFGSVLLDNYVQIGWGSVIAATIVTTSEVFVHRYVLGQEPAEQRNEALQTGFNPNLAFGTEFAEEEKEIRDHKEKPKEKK is encoded by the coding sequence ATGAGACCAGTAACCTTACTGTTAGTAAAATTTGTATCCTGTATGGTAGCTTTTGCGATTGGTTTGGATATTTTCTTTGATGCGACTATTGTGGATATTGTTTCTTTCAGTCTAGCTGTTACCATTATCTCCTATATTGGGGATAAAATTATTTTGCCGCGTTTTGGGAATAGAGATACGATTGTTGTCGATTTTATTATGACCTACATGAGTGTGTGGATTTTCGGTAGTGTACTCTTAGATAACTATGTGCAAATCGGCTGGGGAAGTGTCATAGCAGCAACCATCGTTACCACATCAGAGGTTTTTGTCCATCGATATGTACTTGGTCAAGAACCGGCTGAACAAAGAAATGAAGCACTCCAAACAGGATTTAATCCAAATCTAGCATTCGGAACAGAATTTGCAGAAGAAGAAAAAGAAATACGGGATCACAAAGAAAAACCAAAAGAGAAAAAGTGA
- a CDS encoding NAD(P)/FAD-dependent oxidoreductase, whose translation MPKFIIVGAGILGASTAYQLAKQGVEVVIVDRKDKGQATDAAAGIICPWLSQRRNQAWYQLAKAGARFYPSLIKQLEHDGETQTGYAQVGAISIHKELEKILKMEKRATTRKEDAPEIGEITQLSLNEVNALFPPLTSDYAGLHISGAARVDGRALRNALLRAAQKNGATFIHGDATLQFSEKRVTGVMVSGESIDADNVIVCAGAWAKPLLQPLGVHLQVTYQKAQIVHLMLPDTNTNEWPVVMPPSDQYLLAFEDQRIIIGATHENDINGYDTRVTASGLQEIFNKALDIAPGLADSTFLEARVGFRPFTPGFLPIIGELPHWKGIFIANGLGASGLTMGPYIGSQLAKLSLGQVLDIDLELYDVQGAIEN comes from the coding sequence ATGCCGAAATTTATTATCGTAGGTGCGGGGATTCTAGGAGCTTCTACAGCTTACCAGTTGGCAAAACAAGGTGTGGAAGTGGTCATTGTAGACCGAAAAGATAAAGGACAAGCCACTGATGCAGCAGCAGGCATCATATGTCCATGGTTATCGCAACGACGAAATCAGGCTTGGTACCAGCTAGCGAAGGCAGGAGCACGCTTTTATCCAAGTTTGATTAAACAATTAGAACATGATGGTGAAACACAAACTGGTTATGCTCAAGTTGGGGCAATTAGCATACATAAGGAATTAGAAAAAATACTCAAAATGGAGAAACGTGCTACTACCCGTAAAGAAGATGCTCCCGAAATAGGGGAAATCACTCAGCTTTCTTTAAATGAAGTAAATGCGTTATTTCCACCACTCACATCTGACTATGCAGGATTACATATTAGTGGTGCCGCTCGTGTCGATGGACGTGCCCTTCGCAATGCCCTATTACGTGCTGCGCAAAAAAACGGCGCCACCTTTATACACGGCGATGCTACTCTCCAATTCAGCGAGAAACGTGTAACAGGAGTAATGGTATCAGGAGAGTCCATCGATGCCGACAACGTAATAGTTTGTGCCGGCGCATGGGCAAAGCCATTATTACAACCGCTAGGTGTTCATCTACAAGTAACCTATCAAAAAGCGCAAATCGTTCATCTGATGTTGCCAGATACCAACACAAACGAATGGCCTGTTGTCATGCCACCTAGTGATCAGTATCTGTTAGCTTTTGAAGATCAAAGAATCATAATCGGAGCAACGCATGAAAATGATATCAATGGGTATGACACACGGGTTACGGCTAGCGGTTTGCAGGAAATTTTCAACAAAGCGTTAGATATTGCACCAGGCTTAGCCGATAGCACGTTCTTAGAAGCAAGAGTCGGATTTCGCCCCTTCACTCCAGGTTTCCTCCCTATAATTGGGGAGTTACCTCATTGGAAAGGGATTTTTATCGCGAATGGATTGGGGGCTTCTGGCTTAACAATGGGTCCGTATATCGGATCACAATTAGCAAAGCTCTCTCTAGGCCAAGTACTAGACATCGATCTGGAACTCTATGATGTGCAAGGTGCCATAGAGAACTAA
- a CDS encoding DUF2642 domain-containing protein — protein sequence MHKKLTPIVQPMYVNQQPTVPTYIFSEPVVPQSNQYITNIEPVFVDHLSRHRGQRIIVTTTIGEIEGVLTGVAVDHIQLDVSEKALHIRIAQIVSFEGFPISYEEKQATKK from the coding sequence ATGCATAAAAAGTTGACTCCAATCGTACAACCGATGTATGTGAATCAACAACCTACCGTACCTACGTATATTTTTTCCGAACCAGTAGTCCCCCAATCAAATCAATATATAACGAACATCGAGCCTGTCTTTGTCGATCATTTAAGTAGACACAGAGGTCAGCGTATTATAGTCACCACAACGATTGGTGAGATAGAAGGGGTTCTAACAGGTGTTGCTGTTGACCATATCCAACTCGACGTGAGTGAAAAAGCGTTGCATATCCGGATCGCACAGATTGTATCTTTCGAAGGATTTCCGATCTCATACGAAGAGAAGCAGGCTACGAAAAAGTAG
- a CDS encoding lysoplasmalogenase, whose protein sequence is MLICLLLFVGLSIGGYLVAITCQAYTWKYVLKPGTMVLIMIIAYLKVDEVGIFGWLILLGLFFSMLGDIFLMLPSDRFILGLVSFFIAHVIYVVAFPAKREISGVTLFEIFVLVAIATIFFLYLRSGVNQEGGIILQVAVLLYISVISLMVFRALQSGMFFLIVGAFLFYLSDAILAWNRFVRKYRWGELGVMITYFLAQTLFAVSLWFL, encoded by the coding sequence TTGCTTATTTGCTTACTTTTGTTCGTTGGGCTTTCGATAGGGGGATATCTAGTAGCGATTACTTGCCAAGCATATACGTGGAAATATGTTTTAAAGCCAGGAACCATGGTTCTGATTATGATCATCGCCTATTTAAAGGTAGACGAAGTAGGGATCTTTGGCTGGCTTATTTTACTGGGCCTCTTCTTCTCAATGTTGGGAGATATTTTTTTAATGCTACCATCCGATCGATTTATACTAGGGTTGGTTTCCTTTTTTATTGCCCATGTCATCTATGTAGTTGCATTTCCAGCAAAGAGGGAAATATCAGGTGTAACACTGTTTGAAATCTTTGTATTAGTAGCTATTGCAACTATATTCTTTCTCTATTTGCGATCCGGAGTGAATCAGGAAGGGGGAATCATCTTACAAGTTGCTGTGCTTTTGTATATCTCGGTGATTTCTCTTATGGTGTTCCGTGCCTTGCAAAGTGGGATGTTTTTTTTAATAGTTGGCGCCTTCTTATTTTATCTGTCGGATGCTATTTTGGCGTGGAATCGTTTTGTAAGAAAATATAGATGGGGTGAATTGGGAGTGATGATCACCTATTTCTTAGCCCAAACGCTCTTTGCTGTAAGTCTTTGGTTCTTATAA
- a CDS encoding recombinase family protein, protein MNTRYAIYVRVSTDKDEQISSVENQIDICRNWIERQGLEWNENCIFKDHGISGTLFLERPAIQQILAKAKKKEIDMVVFKSISRLARDLKDSLEIREVFIAHNVRIISVEEGYDSHKAGKNDMAFELWSLFSAQYSRTLSAGVSAALAAKVRRGEHIGKIPYGFDREDGKLKILEDEARVVRMIFNWYNQGWGFKRITKELNSLGIPSKQNNKWQMTSVQRLIGNPICCGDFILNQYTSVKAGGRKKQIRNSPEQWLWFRDHHPAIITREEWEQANPNRTNKNKITPWNDLRGILKCGNCDSNMVVLQSHKVLSTGKKKHFRYIKCSRYRRMGSDGCVNHEPITYEEVRTFLIETLLEKGRSINLNLTNNPFSDREEQIKEAQKALKTVQTKKQQLVDLYLDQLITKTEFEEKRAELDSQTQHIEEQLALLQQNDYQVRQIKTIQEAFNALEEQNQDLLNVFKTLLDKVILQPNLEIDLVYSFEKP, encoded by the coding sequence ATGAATACTCGTTATGCGATTTATGTACGTGTCTCTACAGATAAAGACGAGCAAATATCGTCTGTAGAAAACCAAATAGATATCTGTCGAAACTGGATAGAACGCCAAGGACTAGAATGGAATGAAAACTGCATCTTTAAAGACCACGGAATAAGTGGCACTCTTTTTCTTGAACGTCCAGCTATCCAACAAATCTTAGCTAAGGCAAAGAAAAAAGAGATAGATATGGTTGTATTTAAATCCATCAGTCGTTTGGCACGTGATTTAAAGGACTCACTTGAGATACGAGAAGTATTTATCGCACACAATGTACGGATTATCTCTGTTGAAGAGGGTTATGACTCTCATAAAGCAGGGAAAAACGACATGGCATTTGAACTTTGGTCACTCTTTTCTGCTCAGTACAGTAGAACACTATCTGCTGGTGTATCAGCTGCTCTTGCTGCTAAAGTACGCAGAGGAGAGCACATAGGGAAGATTCCTTATGGTTTTGATAGGGAAGATGGGAAACTCAAAATTTTGGAGGATGAAGCTAGAGTCGTTCGAATGATCTTTAACTGGTATAACCAAGGTTGGGGTTTTAAAAGGATTACAAAGGAGTTAAACAGCCTAGGTATTCCATCAAAACAAAATAACAAATGGCAGATGACTTCTGTACAGAGGTTGATTGGAAATCCTATTTGCTGCGGAGATTTTATCCTGAACCAGTATACATCAGTTAAAGCTGGTGGACGTAAAAAGCAGATACGTAACTCTCCGGAACAGTGGCTTTGGTTTAGAGATCACCATCCTGCAATTATCACTAGAGAAGAATGGGAACAAGCAAACCCAAATCGAACGAACAAGAATAAGATCACTCCATGGAATGATCTAAGAGGGATTCTCAAGTGTGGCAATTGCGACTCCAACATGGTGGTTCTACAATCGCATAAAGTTTTGAGTACTGGTAAAAAGAAACACTTTCGGTATATAAAATGTTCGCGATATAGACGGATGGGATCAGATGGTTGTGTAAATCATGAACCTATTACTTATGAAGAAGTAAGGACTTTTTTAATCGAGACACTTTTGGAAAAAGGACGATCCATTAACTTAAACCTGACGAACAATCCATTTAGTGATCGTGAAGAACAGATAAAAGAAGCTCAGAAAGCCTTAAAAACAGTACAAACCAAGAAACAACAACTAGTTGATCTTTATCTCGATCAGTTAATAACAAAGACTGAATTCGAAGAGAAGCGGGCAGAGCTGGATAGTCAGACACAACATATTGAAGAGCAGCTAGCACTTCTCCAACAAAATGACTATCAAGTAAGGCAAATTAAGACTATCCAAGAAGCTTTTAATGCCTTGGAAGAACAAAACCAAGACCTGTTGAATGTATTCAAAACCTTATTGGATAAGGTGATCCTACAACCGAATTTGGAAATAGACCTTGTATATTCGTTTGAGAAACCTTAG
- a CDS encoding pPIWI_RE module domain-containing protein encodes MSSQDNFLELMSVEVTNYVPDKPLYFLYCPKSWSAEVKKQSQTTNYELEFRLTRLGEELYQMYPDLLSYSFKHAVFQGKSPMFVSLRPISIDEIAEHFRRHGRQVGKRLFFNEQMAEWLLGDAASIKDNIFDWLPAYFARQFVEKQPLFDVANENGEIVERLKFFLVKRNPVGCMTELYSKGGKYYSYGVNFTIETFPNQSDRTFLFIKPVHHRFITRKINDKKQVRSKKDGSIFVRRNLSNLHPFISLPVSKDMDAKDGEPVLKWRDRRTVEYLNLFLGKELSLSNLLQDPMQYINMSQEATACILYNPNTFVKGNDVIELGLGLPERKRLYHLVHQTLDLPPSLTTEKTLFNRGKGYHLFPLVVNEPTQLDIQCHVSKVHYDTLNEVLLNRSNKKKNHLSFECESLGDGSFAFQANQHPLVINLHHIPDSYVVREIDPAKPLDSVDLIRKYIQLTKKHIKNSSAAIIDIKEKKKWKEIDPKEFVRYAFWNEKMLSQFLVDDDNDIEYRVHNALLDLLKDFGIYSGNLLTNDQDTWLFVRGNSISSLPKVMISRYKNHRIDYLLQDSKIGWNSLQNLVLNPDGLRRSLKSKKNGKEKVINEATIFIERILEDELTCSDSNVYVIFDRGSLTKMYKSVDNNRLSDGNWKFVNNELSFNERLKIIRMTNSTQRGVPEYISHLKGKEEHFISGLYFLDGRFYSLAPKGDLIQESPKRERSYFDKSLRQPDLLEFFPVGNHRDLQEKELSISQLHYWRRASVSFKESTIAPAPMHTLGTLRKYMDMHSKVNKVFTLAETSFKNK; translated from the coding sequence ATGAGTAGTCAGGACAATTTTTTAGAGTTAATGTCAGTCGAAGTAACTAATTACGTTCCAGACAAACCCCTTTACTTTTTGTATTGTCCAAAAAGCTGGAGTGCGGAAGTAAAAAAGCAGTCACAAACCACAAATTACGAGCTAGAGTTCAGACTCACGAGATTGGGCGAAGAATTATATCAGATGTATCCTGATTTACTTAGCTATTCATTTAAACATGCCGTATTTCAAGGAAAAAGTCCCATGTTTGTTTCCTTGCGCCCAATTAGTATTGACGAAATTGCTGAGCATTTTAGACGACACGGACGACAAGTCGGCAAACGATTGTTTTTTAATGAGCAAATGGCAGAATGGTTACTGGGTGATGCGGCTAGTATTAAAGACAATATTTTTGATTGGTTACCAGCATATTTTGCCAGACAATTTGTTGAGAAACAGCCTTTGTTTGATGTTGCTAATGAAAATGGAGAAATTGTTGAGCGATTGAAGTTTTTCCTTGTAAAAAGAAATCCAGTGGGCTGTATGACAGAGCTCTATTCCAAGGGGGGAAAATATTACTCTTATGGTGTGAATTTTACTATTGAAACTTTCCCAAATCAGTCGGACAGAACTTTTCTTTTTATAAAACCTGTCCATCATCGATTTATTACAAGAAAGATAAATGATAAGAAGCAAGTACGCAGTAAAAAGGATGGAAGTATTTTCGTAAGGAGGAATCTGTCTAATTTGCATCCGTTTATTTCTTTACCAGTAAGCAAGGATATGGATGCTAAGGATGGAGAACCAGTACTCAAATGGCGAGACAGAAGAACAGTAGAGTATCTAAACTTATTTTTGGGAAAAGAATTGTCATTAAGTAATTTATTACAAGATCCAATGCAATATATAAATATGAGCCAAGAGGCAACAGCGTGTATTCTCTATAATCCTAATACTTTTGTAAAGGGAAATGATGTAATTGAACTTGGACTAGGATTGCCTGAGCGTAAGCGTTTATATCACCTTGTGCATCAAACATTAGACTTGCCACCTTCATTGACTACTGAAAAAACATTGTTTAACAGAGGAAAAGGGTATCATCTTTTTCCATTGGTCGTTAATGAGCCAACACAACTAGATATTCAATGCCATGTGTCCAAAGTACATTATGATACATTAAACGAAGTTCTATTGAATAGATCAAACAAAAAAAAGAATCATTTGTCGTTTGAATGTGAGAGTTTAGGAGATGGTTCTTTTGCATTTCAGGCAAATCAACATCCATTAGTTATTAATCTTCATCACATACCTGATAGTTATGTTGTTAGAGAAATTGATCCTGCTAAACCTCTTGATTCAGTTGATTTGATTAGAAAGTATATCCAGCTTACTAAGAAACATATAAAGAACTCTTCAGCAGCTATTATTGACATCAAGGAAAAAAAGAAATGGAAAGAAATTGATCCAAAGGAATTTGTTCGTTATGCTTTCTGGAATGAGAAAATGCTATCACAATTTTTAGTTGATGATGATAATGACATAGAATATCGAGTACATAATGCTCTTCTTGATCTACTTAAGGATTTTGGAATTTATTCAGGGAATCTTTTGACTAATGATCAAGATACATGGTTGTTCGTTAGAGGTAATAGTATTTCTTCTCTTCCAAAAGTAATGATTTCACGATATAAGAATCATCGGATCGATTATCTTTTACAAGATTCTAAAATTGGATGGAACTCTTTACAAAATCTAGTTTTAAATCCAGATGGATTAAGAAGAAGTTTGAAATCCAAAAAGAATGGAAAAGAGAAAGTTATAAATGAGGCAACTATATTTATTGAAAGAATTTTAGAGGATGAACTGACATGTTCTGATTCGAATGTGTATGTCATCTTTGATCGTGGTTCACTTACAAAAATGTATAAGTCAGTTGATAACAATAGATTGTCAGATGGTAACTGGAAGTTTGTGAATAATGAGTTATCTTTTAACGAACGCTTAAAGATCATCCGGATGACTAATTCTACTCAACGTGGTGTTCCAGAGTATATTAGTCACTTAAAAGGAAAAGAAGAGCATTTTATTTCAGGTTTATACTTCTTGGATGGAAGGTTTTACAGTTTAGCTCCCAAAGGTGATCTTATTCAAGAGTCGCCAAAAAGGGAAAGGTCATACTTTGATAAAAGTTTACGCCAGCCGGATTTATTGGAATTTTTCCCTGTAGGAAATCACAGGGATTTGCAGGAAAAAGAGTTATCTATAAGTCAGTTACACTACTGGAGGAGAGCATCAGTCTCTTTTAAAGAATCAACAATTGCGCCTGCCCCTATGCATACATTAGGCACTCTGAGAAAATACATGGATATGCATAGTAAGGTCAATAAGGTTTTTACATTGGCAGAAACTAGCTTTAAGAACAAATAA
- a CDS encoding pPIWI_RE_Z domain-containing protein: MGRLDLYQWFVSCTSREYIDSLFPTVTDRSSCRRLMEVEFVLYITEKFAIHKKIPIEQYDVLFSGYQHLYVKDQLIQRVIKRIKCLNFHFSFGGWFDWLHNYLEVPKQYRLFDVEKKEDPTLKLIKNFPPVAGTKREEYYQTFIEEVIPFQGSRRKFAQLGKTYFYDRGENEISVTLPKKLPYLTEEMQENWITLSSEVSSGENGTLLGKEMDDILSNNQKKSKNYKKRLSELQLLPINHKNSFEYEGLQHILGGLGAGKSTFVIAQTYFKCKYQNATVGIIESRVDDIVQKAQELRDLGLKVVTFIGKSERNKYEENRLFKKSVSEMIQDTGLEDVSSFCLIQALAEDEIFIDSYPCHDLYVHSGKKKRKKVKHLCPLAHHCGIYHNYKDFNDADVFITTPAALTQTTAPIMIFGNRKTVYELFYQKLDIVFVDEADATQQTIDQLFMMNQQLIGNRNCIVEKAVYDITNSITGIYEQSGIITEYSKRKNMMDQAARKMYEIVLSSNRLKNNLKRKVTFKDFLLHDLKKEVDKWNITPEKKELTKRILSHWNQYPDLEDAFWDNHASEARKIVKLLEGKTSSNWRDCTPFGIEDLFNIKLSVPEHKLEEINARWRFVFWLCCFESCYSYIESNQDIVRQKIDDFSVDVPFGNRNNELIPHLPTPMTGFRYGYELVEDPATKDPILRLFGYYTVGRELIYQWSNLFQHCGDLKGPAIVLLSGTTLSPVKTAYTLSQPSQWLLTSPNQSHQLEQFIWNKFTYRISGKNREERDVNLKLLTKHLIPEIKDQLASWKRWGDENNKKRGRGVLLIGNSYADCDVVASTLDREDKGLRFRSLTKKADFDYHITRNDLTREAEEVDVLVAPLGAINRGLNLVDEYGEALFGTVFFLVRPYPTPEDVLYMLTALHSMMDDYLLDLKNRNLTAVEKIKKLRIRANSLFQTMYVTPEYWTALKDDDRKRLAWFLFVNIWQMIGRLIRGGAPARVYYCDASFYQRIDDEPTLLEVWYKLFSESEGHEYQALYGPFIQSLNKLIERQIVSEEEDEHE; the protein is encoded by the coding sequence ATGGGAAGACTTGATCTTTATCAGTGGTTTGTTTCTTGTACTTCAAGAGAGTATATAGATAGCTTATTTCCAACTGTTACAGATCGATCTTCATGCAGAAGATTGATGGAAGTAGAATTTGTTCTTTACATAACAGAGAAATTTGCTATCCATAAAAAAATACCAATAGAACAATATGACGTTCTTTTTTCAGGATATCAGCACTTGTATGTAAAAGATCAACTGATCCAGAGAGTAATCAAAAGAATCAAGTGTCTGAACTTCCATTTTAGTTTTGGCGGTTGGTTTGATTGGTTGCATAATTACTTAGAAGTTCCAAAGCAATATCGATTATTTGATGTAGAAAAAAAAGAAGATCCAACACTAAAATTGATAAAAAATTTTCCACCAGTAGCAGGAACAAAGCGTGAGGAGTATTATCAAACCTTTATCGAAGAGGTAATTCCTTTCCAAGGATCTAGACGGAAATTTGCTCAGTTAGGAAAAACGTACTTTTATGATCGTGGTGAAAATGAAATATCTGTTACATTGCCAAAGAAATTACCTTATTTAACTGAAGAGATGCAAGAGAATTGGATTACGTTAAGCTCAGAAGTGAGTTCAGGTGAAAACGGGACTCTATTAGGAAAAGAGATGGATGATATCCTATCAAACAACCAAAAAAAATCTAAGAATTACAAGAAGAGATTATCTGAGTTGCAGCTACTTCCAATTAACCATAAGAATTCATTTGAATATGAAGGGCTTCAGCATATATTGGGAGGATTAGGAGCTGGTAAATCTACTTTTGTCATCGCACAAACTTATTTTAAGTGTAAGTATCAAAATGCTACAGTTGGAATCATTGAGTCAAGAGTAGATGATATAGTCCAAAAGGCACAGGAACTACGAGATTTAGGATTGAAAGTAGTTACTTTTATCGGAAAGTCTGAAAGAAATAAGTATGAGGAGAACAGGCTGTTTAAAAAGTCAGTATCCGAAATGATCCAAGACACAGGATTAGAAGATGTTTCGTCGTTTTGTTTAATTCAAGCGTTGGCAGAAGATGAAATATTTATAGATTCTTATCCGTGCCATGACTTATATGTACATAGCGGAAAGAAAAAGAGAAAAAAGGTAAAACATTTGTGTCCTCTAGCTCATCACTGTGGAATATATCATAATTATAAAGATTTTAATGATGCAGATGTCTTCATTACAACTCCTGCAGCACTTACACAAACTACTGCTCCAATAATGATTTTCGGGAATAGAAAGACAGTTTATGAGCTATTTTATCAAAAGCTTGATATTGTTTTCGTTGATGAGGCTGACGCTACCCAGCAAACAATAGATCAGTTATTTATGATGAATCAACAACTTATTGGAAATCGAAATTGCATAGTAGAAAAAGCTGTGTATGATATTACTAACTCGATTACAGGAATTTATGAGCAAAGTGGAATAATTACAGAATATAGCAAACGAAAAAACATGATGGATCAAGCAGCAAGAAAGATGTATGAAATCGTACTTTCAAGTAATAGATTGAAAAATAATCTGAAAAGAAAAGTAACTTTTAAAGACTTTTTGCTCCATGATCTAAAAAAAGAAGTTGATAAATGGAATATTACTCCTGAAAAAAAAGAACTTACAAAAAGGATTTTGTCTCATTGGAATCAATATCCCGATCTGGAGGATGCTTTTTGGGACAATCATGCCAGTGAAGCTAGAAAAATAGTTAAGTTGTTAGAAGGAAAAACATCTTCCAATTGGCGTGATTGCACCCCTTTTGGAATTGAAGATCTATTTAACATTAAATTGAGCGTGCCAGAACATAAATTAGAGGAAATAAACGCTCGGTGGAGATTTGTATTTTGGCTGTGCTGTTTTGAATCTTGTTATAGTTATATAGAATCTAATCAGGATATCGTCCGTCAAAAAATTGACGACTTCTCAGTGGATGTACCATTTGGGAATCGGAATAATGAGTTAATTCCACACTTGCCTACTCCGATGACAGGGTTTCGTTATGGTTATGAACTGGTTGAAGATCCTGCTACGAAAGACCCAATTCTAAGGTTATTTGGGTATTACACAGTGGGACGTGAGTTAATTTATCAATGGTCTAATTTGTTTCAACACTGTGGAGATCTGAAAGGACCTGCAATTGTATTATTATCAGGTACTACATTATCGCCAGTGAAGACAGCTTATACTCTTTCTCAGCCTTCACAATGGTTACTAACTTCACCTAATCAGTCTCATCAGCTAGAGCAATTTATCTGGAACAAATTCACCTATCGAATATCTGGAAAAAATAGAGAAGAGCGTGATGTTAACTTAAAACTATTAACCAAACATTTGATTCCTGAGATAAAAGATCAGTTAGCATCATGGAAAAGATGGGGGGACGAAAATAACAAGAAACGGGGAAGAGGTGTGCTGTTAATTGGCAATTCCTATGCGGATTGTGACGTGGTTGCATCAACGTTGGATAGGGAAGATAAAGGATTGAGATTTCGATCTCTAACAAAAAAAGCAGATTTTGATTATCACATTACACGAAATGATTTGACCCGTGAAGCGGAAGAAGTTGATGTATTAGTTGCTCCTTTGGGAGCGATAAACAGAGGATTAAATTTGGTTGATGAATATGGGGAGGCGTTGTTTGGAACGGTTTTCTTTTTGGTCCGCCCATACCCAACTCCTGAAGATGTGCTTTATATGTTAACAGCACTCCATAGTATGATGGATGATTACTTGCTGGATTTAAAGAACAGGAATTTAACCGCTGTAGAGAAAATCAAGAAATTAAGGATTAGAGCAAATTCTTTATTCCAGACAATGTATGTAACTCCAGAATATTGGACTGCGTTAAAAGACGACGATCGTAAGCGTTTAGCTTGGTTTTTGTTTGTTAACATATGGCAAATGATTGGACGACTGATCAGAGGTGGAGCACCTGCTAGAGTATATTATTGTGATGCTTCTTTCTATCAAAGGATTGATGATGAGCCGACACTTCTAGAAGTTTGGTATAAATTGTTTAGTGAAAGCGAAGGTCATGAGTACCAAGCTTTGTATGGACCGTTTATTCAATCTTTAAATAAGTTGATTGAACGGCAAATAGTAAGTGAAGAGGAGGATGAACATGAGTAG
- a CDS encoding restriction endonuclease-related protein yields the protein MEDIHRVQELLYIQIKALQALNKNESPNKNRKVIRQSHQQLACFFLDLSIIPPASINQWLEIHTKPLLDWLPEKYSELPINFESALYDLEINEISEQAYWFLKYTGNPRDYQTKPVLEVISYCASYPVPYQKGYVTFRKILADKKFAVLSENGLEKLLDSIEDLFIKKQLEQCYERLENWREYRVCPNCGYTLHFKNGNWQCGKYNVCGKISGTRFSNWNFVNPKPFNFKDEEKTYRLKHGVHSSVLVPGISELRIFSRLTSIYQVELYPNIDRDGDIRVILENEVIDFDVKSYRSPDGLAFQIQENLQKNENGHLPIYIVPYEYTASWRPGYIKRVKSFFANEDGIQILSESKLANFLREKAEK from the coding sequence TTGGAAGACATTCATAGAGTTCAAGAACTTTTATATATTCAAATCAAAGCTCTCCAAGCCTTAAATAAAAATGAAAGCCCGAATAAAAATAGAAAAGTTATTAGACAATCTCATCAGCAGTTAGCTTGTTTTTTTCTAGATTTAAGTATTATTCCGCCGGCATCGATTAATCAATGGTTAGAGATACATACTAAACCACTTTTAGACTGGCTCCCAGAAAAATACAGTGAGTTACCAATTAACTTTGAGTCTGCTCTGTATGATCTAGAAATTAATGAGATAAGTGAACAAGCGTATTGGTTTCTAAAATATACTGGTAATCCAAGAGATTACCAGACGAAGCCGGTTTTAGAAGTAATTAGTTATTGTGCCAGTTATCCTGTTCCATATCAAAAGGGATATGTTACTTTCCGTAAAATATTAGCAGATAAGAAATTTGCTGTTTTATCTGAAAATGGGTTAGAAAAACTATTGGATTCAATTGAAGATCTTTTTATAAAAAAACAACTAGAGCAGTGTTATGAAAGATTAGAGAATTGGAGGGAATATAGGGTTTGTCCAAATTGCGGGTATACCTTACATTTTAAAAATGGTAACTGGCAGTGTGGAAAGTATAATGTTTGTGGGAAAATTAGTGGAACACGTTTTTCCAACTGGAATTTTGTTAATCCTAAGCCATTTAATTTTAAAGATGAGGAAAAAACTTATCGCTTAAAACATGGTGTTCATAGTTCTGTTCTGGTTCCGGGAATATCAGAATTAAGGATTTTTTCACGCCTAACATCAATATACCAGGTCGAATTGTATCCTAATATTGATAGAGATGGAGATATTCGAGTTATATTAGAAAATGAAGTAATTGATTTTGATGTGAAAAGTTATAGAAGTCCCGATGGATTGGCATTTCAAATTCAGGAAAATTTACAGAAAAATGAAAATGGTCATCTCCCGATTTATATTGTTCCTTATGAATATACAGCAAGTTGGAGACCTGGATATATAAAGAGAGTTAAATCATTTTTTGCAAATGAAGATGGGATTCAAATTTTATCGGAAAGTAAGCTAGCAAACTTCCTTCGTGAAAAGGCGGAAAAATAA